A region from the Bacteroidota bacterium genome encodes:
- a CDS encoding PKD domain-containing protein, with product DSLYFPIDSTEDECVADFSFTEDEFDEMTYEFTDKSTASTNASIISWSWDFGDGGTSSSQNPTYSYTEEGSYDVTLTITDNFNCTKTSDEKKVKIKTTECCKRRGKAPPYRKDYTGGEKEWYLWTKGWKNFFVLFTGIGASTKNFHRQNNKFKKNKADEIYASYGGKIYYEDCETEAPVSKPSRKYNKKCVSVDITLWIDGSKIKSNSLGCSHDIKDEGYELDEPYLRIITPNCN from the coding sequence GAGATTCTTTATACTTTCCAATTGATTCAACCGAAGATGAATGTGTAGCAGATTTTTCATTCACGGAAGATGAATTTGATGAAATGACTTATGAATTTACGGATAAATCAACAGCATCTACAAATGCTTCAATTATTTCATGGTCATGGGATTTTGGTGATGGTGGTACCTCGTCATCACAGAATCCTACATATTCTTATACAGAAGAGGGAAGCTATGATGTAACACTTACTATAACAGACAATTTCAACTGTACTAAAACAAGTGATGAAAAAAAAGTAAAAATTAAAACAACTGAATGTTGTAAACGAAGGGGGAAGGCACCACCATATAGAAAAGATTATACTGGAGGTGAAAAAGAATGGTACTTATGGACAAAAGGATGGAAAAATTTTTTTGTATTATTTACTGGTATCGGTGCTAGCACAAAAAATTTTCATAGACAAAATAATAAATTCAAAAAGAATAAAGCTGATGAAATATATGCTTCTTATGGTGGTAAAATTTATTATGAGGATTGTGAGACTGAAGCACCTGTCAGTAAGCCCTCACGAAAATATAATAAAAAATGTGTATCAGTGGATATAACTCTTTGGATAGATGGTTCAAAGATAAAAAGTAATTCTTTGGGATGTTCGCATGATATCAAAGATGAAGGCTATGAGCTTGATGAACCATATTTAAGAATAATAACTCCAAATTGTAATTAA
- a CDS encoding DNA-directed RNA polymerase subunit alpha — MTLIPFQKPERVVMQKASDFKGNFEFFPLEKGYGVTIGNAIRRVLLSSLEGFAVTNIKIEGIEQEFATIKGVVEDVVSIVLNLKEVRFKPLTDESEEKIFVSIKGQETFTATDIGKASNSFEVLNPEHVICSMEKSVKLDMEIDVRRGRGYVSIDENKPLDAPIGVITLDSIFSPIKLVNYSVENYRVGQDTDYEKLKIEIHTDGSIHPEDSLKEAAKVLMQHFALFSEEKITLDEDIKKEKRKVDEKFLQMRKLLKTTLTDLDLSVRAYNCLAAAGIGTLGELVNYDVGDLLKFRNFGKKSLIEIEELVREKGLTFGMDVSLYNLDEEE; from the coding sequence AGTTACAATCGGGAATGCGATTAGACGAGTACTGCTCTCATCATTAGAAGGTTTTGCTGTTACTAATATCAAAATTGAAGGTATTGAACAGGAATTTGCCACAATTAAAGGCGTGGTGGAAGATGTAGTAAGCATAGTTTTAAATTTAAAGGAAGTTAGATTTAAACCACTCACTGATGAAAGCGAAGAAAAAATATTTGTTTCAATAAAAGGACAAGAAACTTTTACAGCTACAGATATTGGAAAAGCTTCTAATAGTTTTGAAGTGCTTAACCCTGAACATGTTATTTGTTCAATGGAAAAGTCAGTAAAATTAGACATGGAAATTGATGTAAGAAGAGGTAGAGGATACGTTTCCATTGATGAGAACAAACCTTTAGATGCACCAATTGGCGTAATTACACTTGATTCAATATTTTCTCCAATAAAATTAGTAAATTATTCTGTTGAAAATTACAGAGTAGGGCAAGATACTGATTACGAAAAATTAAAGATAGAGATTCATACAGATGGTTCAATTCATCCTGAAGATTCACTAAAGGAAGCAGCAAAAGTATTAATGCAACATTTTGCATTATTTTCTGAAGAAAAGATTACTCTTGATGAAGATATCAAGAAAGAAAAAAGAAAAGTTGATGAGAAATTTTTACAAATGAGAAAATTACTCAAAACAACACTTACTGATCTTGACCTTTCTGTTAGAGCATACAATTGTTTAGCTGCTGCAGGAATTGGAACTTTAGGCGAATTAGTAAATTATGACGTTGGTGATTTACTGAAATTTAGAAATTTTGGAAAAAAATCACTTATTGAAATTGAAGAACTAGTTAGAGAAAAAGGTTTAACATTCGGAATGGATGTTTCTCTTTATAATTTAGACGAAGAAGAGTAA
- the rplQ gene encoding 50S ribosomal protein L17, translating into MRHGKKFNHLGRKSAHRKAMLANMATSLILHKRITTTVAKAKALRKYVEPIITKSKTDTTESRRNVFKLLKDKHPIKELFDVVAEKIADRPGGYTRIIRLGKRLGDNAETCIIELVDFNDIYVKDEKKSTGRKRTRRGRKSTSEQLTTDKVAKETTEEAKANVEEKAEVKEEKTEAKKEEKPEAKKEEKKEDKPEAKKEVKVEKEEKKDEVKKEEPKAKEEPKEKKAESEDKKEDSDKK; encoded by the coding sequence ATGAGACACGGAAAGAAATTTAATCATCTGGGCAGAAAATCAGCCCATAGAAAAGCAATGTTGGCTAATATGGCAACATCTTTAATTCTGCATAAAAGAATTACAACGACTGTTGCTAAAGCAAAAGCTTTAAGAAAATACGTTGAACCCATCATCACAAAATCAAAAACAGATACTACTGAATCTAGGAGAAATGTTTTTAAATTATTGAAAGACAAACATCCTATAAAAGAATTGTTTGATGTAGTAGCTGAAAAAATTGCTGATAGACCTGGTGGCTATACAAGAATTATAAGACTTGGTAAAAGATTAGGAGATAATGCTGAAACTTGTATCATTGAACTAGTTGACTTTAACGATATTTATGTTAAAGATGAGAAAAAATCAACAGGAAGAAAGAGAACAAGGCGAGGACGTAAATCCACTTCAGAACAATTAACTACTGATAAAGTAGCAAAAGAAACTACTGAAGAGGCAAAAGCTAATGTAGAGGAAAAAGCTGAAGTGAAAGAAGAAAAGACCGAAGCAAAAAAAGAGGAAAAGCCAGAAGCAAAAAAGGAAGAAAAGAAAGAAGATAAGCCTGAAGCAAAAAAAGAAGTGAAAGTTGAGAAAGAAGAAAAGAAGGATGAAGTAAAGAAAGAAGAGCCAAAGGCAAAAGAAGAACCAAAGGAAAAGAAAGCTGAAAGTGAAGACAAAAAAGAAGATTCAGATAAAAAATAA